One Curtobacterium sp. MCLR17_007 DNA window includes the following coding sequences:
- a CDS encoding glycoside hydrolase family 38 C-terminal domain-containing protein, with amino-acid sequence MTEPALVSAQPWSHLEARAGLLDRASVAATTIGGARVRIIPEPLQTERDGVRVQSIRLLFDDAETAARATSATLVGPAGDLVAEQSPAPDTTSVRWLVRAVDGPTDVTLAVPDLGDETVAFVLLPQRAWSVHVVHHSHFDFGYTDPQTAVISAQRSYLDSAVELAAATSEWPEAARFRWNVEALWAFADWERHRPAAKVAEFVRLVQQGSIGLSAMPYNLHTDTCSTEELHELLREARRIREQYGIDFTTAMQTDVPGQVAGLPDALHEVGVRYLAVAHNWAGRSMPHQNGALDLPRLFRWRTPAGNSVVVWMTDSPHGLAYMEGPMVGLTESYEVAEAYLPAYLTALATRGYPFPPGVFGAHGEEAEGRPGYPWSVLHLRTQGFMGDNGPARLHLSEVARQWNDTWTSPRLRVSTNEDFFAEAEAAHGDELVTVEGDWGDWWVEGVGSAAVPLALTREAQATVSDARSFSQAAAWLGGQAVPTERAESDRAWDAISMFNEHTWGASNSWTHGDEGYDSGERQWQWKVGQALTGHQRGRDLEEHALVYLADAVAPAPDALASIVLANASGATRTGAVRFLLKESTVPFTEHVALQDGRTGQSLPVVVDPQANALHRESGRWLTTHVADVPAFGFVRVDVVAADAAPEPPRTHDGQGSALRELFTIENEHLRVSVDPGTSTIRSVTERSTGRELVAQDAPAGFNAYVYDSYGSSGAGVNHLSNKLWSSDRLELLASRTTGGPAVLVERVSDAVEERLVYRFSAAGVDAVTVTLRLRHGEPRLRIANRLEKPVTRTKESAFFAFPFAAADPVVRYEVSGGVTGDGLAHVPGAPQHMRAIRHWVSVQDGDDAVVWVTKDAPLVHPGTISLPYAPFPASTSPSQPATIYSWLHNNVWDTNFPIEQGFSATFEYAVGVRADRSQPVEAVALQTTADLVQPMRAVPASGTTGLRDASAELLTLDDGRVQLVSVVATEDPRQSIVRLQSVADERVTLTLGVGQAIERAVRSTYLGDDAPGAIAVEQDRVRLTLEPFEAAAVRVTRRLPEDSAA; translated from the coding sequence ATGACCGAACCCGCCCTCGTCTCCGCGCAGCCCTGGTCCCACCTGGAGGCCCGCGCCGGCCTGCTCGACCGGGCCAGCGTCGCCGCCACGACCATCGGCGGCGCCCGCGTGCGCATCATCCCCGAGCCGCTGCAGACCGAACGGGACGGGGTCCGGGTGCAGAGCATCCGCCTGCTGTTCGACGACGCCGAGACCGCCGCCCGTGCGACGAGTGCGACGCTGGTCGGTCCCGCCGGCGACCTCGTGGCGGAGCAGTCGCCCGCGCCAGACACCACCTCCGTCCGCTGGCTGGTCCGCGCCGTCGACGGTCCGACCGACGTCACCCTGGCGGTCCCGGACCTCGGCGACGAGACGGTCGCGTTCGTCCTGCTGCCCCAGCGCGCCTGGTCCGTCCACGTCGTGCACCACTCGCACTTCGACTTCGGGTACACCGACCCGCAGACCGCCGTGATCTCGGCGCAGCGCTCCTACCTGGACTCCGCCGTCGAACTGGCCGCGGCCACGAGCGAGTGGCCCGAGGCCGCCCGCTTCCGCTGGAACGTCGAGGCACTCTGGGCGTTCGCGGACTGGGAGCGGCACCGCCCCGCCGCGAAGGTCGCCGAGTTCGTGCGGCTCGTGCAGCAGGGCTCGATCGGCCTCAGCGCGATGCCCTACAACCTGCACACCGACACGTGCTCGACCGAGGAGCTCCACGAGCTCCTGCGCGAGGCCCGTCGCATCCGCGAGCAGTACGGCATCGACTTCACCACCGCCATGCAGACGGACGTCCCCGGACAGGTCGCCGGACTGCCGGACGCCCTGCACGAGGTGGGGGTCCGGTACCTGGCCGTCGCGCACAACTGGGCGGGTCGCTCGATGCCGCACCAGAACGGCGCCCTCGACCTGCCCCGGCTGTTCCGCTGGCGCACGCCCGCCGGCAACTCGGTCGTCGTGTGGATGACCGACAGCCCGCACGGTCTGGCCTACATGGAGGGCCCGATGGTGGGCCTCACCGAGTCGTACGAGGTCGCCGAGGCCTACCTCCCCGCGTACCTGACGGCCCTGGCGACGCGTGGCTACCCGTTCCCGCCCGGCGTCTTCGGCGCCCACGGCGAAGAAGCCGAGGGTCGGCCCGGGTACCCGTGGAGCGTGCTGCACCTGCGCACGCAGGGGTTCATGGGCGACAACGGTCCGGCGCGGCTGCACCTGTCCGAGGTCGCCCGGCAGTGGAACGACACCTGGACCTCCCCCAGGCTGCGCGTCTCGACGAACGAGGACTTCTTCGCCGAGGCCGAGGCGGCACACGGCGACGAGCTCGTGACCGTCGAGGGCGACTGGGGCGACTGGTGGGTCGAGGGGGTCGGCTCGGCGGCGGTCCCCCTCGCCCTGACCCGCGAGGCCCAGGCGACCGTGAGCGACGCCCGCTCGTTCTCGCAGGCCGCCGCCTGGCTGGGCGGACAGGCCGTGCCGACCGAACGTGCCGAGTCCGACCGGGCGTGGGACGCGATCTCGATGTTCAACGAGCACACGTGGGGCGCGAGCAACTCGTGGACCCACGGCGACGAGGGCTACGACTCCGGCGAGCGCCAGTGGCAGTGGAAGGTCGGACAGGCGCTCACCGGCCACCAGCGCGGACGCGACCTCGAGGAGCACGCCCTGGTCTACCTCGCCGACGCCGTGGCCCCCGCGCCGGACGCCCTGGCGTCGATCGTCCTCGCGAACGCCTCGGGCGCGACGCGGACCGGTGCCGTACGGTTCCTGCTGAAGGAGTCCACCGTCCCCTTCACCGAGCACGTCGCGCTGCAGGACGGGCGCACCGGTCAGTCGCTTCCCGTCGTCGTCGACCCGCAGGCGAACGCGCTGCACCGTGAGTCCGGGCGGTGGCTCACCACCCACGTGGCGGACGTCCCCGCGTTCGGCTTCGTGCGGGTGGACGTCGTGGCCGCGGACGCCGCACCGGAGCCGCCGCGCACGCACGACGGTCAGGGCAGCGCGCTCCGTGAGCTGTTCACGATCGAGAACGAGCACCTGCGGGTGTCGGTCGACCCGGGCACGTCGACGATCCGGTCCGTGACCGAGCGGTCGACCGGGCGGGAGCTCGTCGCCCAGGACGCACCAGCCGGCTTCAACGCCTACGTCTACGACTCGTACGGGTCGTCCGGGGCGGGCGTCAACCACCTGTCGAACAAGCTCTGGAGCTCCGACCGGCTCGAACTGCTGGCGTCGCGTACCACGGGCGGTCCCGCCGTGCTCGTCGAGCGGGTGTCGGACGCCGTCGAGGAGCGGCTGGTCTACCGCTTCAGCGCCGCCGGCGTCGACGCCGTGACCGTCACGCTGCGCCTGCGGCACGGCGAGCCACGCCTCCGGATCGCCAACCGGCTCGAGAAGCCCGTGACCCGGACGAAGGAGAGCGCCTTCTTCGCGTTCCCGTTCGCCGCGGCCGACCCCGTCGTCCGGTACGAGGTGTCCGGCGGCGTGACGGGTGACGGTCTCGCGCACGTCCCCGGAGCACCGCAGCACATGCGGGCGATCCGGCACTGGGTCAGCGTGCAGGACGGCGACGACGCGGTGGTCTGGGTCACCAAGGACGCGCCGCTCGTGCACCCCGGCACGATCTCCCTGCCCTACGCGCCGTTCCCCGCGAGCACCAGCCCGTCGCAGCCCGCGACGATCTACTCGTGGCTGCACAACAACGTGTGGGACACCAACTTCCCGATCGAGCAGGGCTTCAGCGCCACGTTCGAGTACGCGGTGGGGGTCCGCGCCGACCGCTCCCAGCCGGTCGAGGCAGTCGCCCTGCAGACCACGGCCGACCTGGTGCAGCCGATGCGCGCGGTCCCGGCGTCGGGGACGACCGGCCTCCGTGACGCGTCGGCCGAGCTGCTCACACTCGACGACGGCCGCGTGCAGCTGGTCTCCGTGGTCGCGACCGAGGACCCGCGGCAGTCGATCGTCCGCCTGCAGTCCGTCGCCGACGAACGGGTGACGCTCACCCTCGGGGTCGGGCAGGCGATCGAGCGAGCCGTCCGGAGCACGTACCTCGGTGACGACGCGCCGGGCGCGATCGCCGTCGAGCAGGACCGCGTCCGGCTCACGCTGGAGCCCTTCGAAGCGGCAGCCGTCCGGGTCACCCGACGGCTGCCGGAGGACTCAGCGGCCTGA